Part of the Virgibacillus natechei genome is shown below.
AAATTTGTGCTGAAGCATTTAATCGCGGCCTAATTGTAGAAACATCAGGACCAAATGATGAAGTTGTGAAGTTCCTTCCACCACTGATTATTGATAATGATGGCCTTAAAAAAGGCTTACAGATTCTGGAAGATAGTATCAAACAAGTTCTGGCTAAATAATAGGACTCATTACAATATTAAATACAATTCATACGGCAAAGGGGAATAGAAATGATCATAAAATCACTGGAAAATATCAAAGGGACGGAAGATGAAACATCTAGCGATAACTGGACGAGTCGCCGCTTTTTATTGAAAAAGGATGGAGTCGGCTTTAGTATGAATGACACGCTTATTAAAGCTGGAACAGATAACTTCTTTTGGTATAAAAATCATATCGAAGCTGTTTATTGCATCGAAGGTGATGGTGAAATCGAAAATATAGCAACTGGAGAAGTGCATCAAATTCAAGCTGGAACGATGTATATTCTGGATCAGTACGATAAGCATAGACTTCGTGCTAGAACAGAGATGCGCATGGTTTGTGTATTTAATCCACCACTTGTAGGGAGAGAAACACATACGAAAGAAGGGTATTACCCGTTATTGACGGAATAGAAATAATGAGGAGGACTCAGTCTTGGACTGGTTCCTTCTCATTTTTTTATGCATAAATTGCATTCTAATTTAATCTATTTCTTATAGGGGGGTGAAAATATGGGGATGTTGACTATCGGAATAGCAGGATTAATTGTGATTTTAGCTGTGGTATTCTTCATTTTTGGACCTAAGAGATTACCTGAAATCGGAAGGAACGGACAGACGCTTGAAGCGTTTAACAGAACAACGAGTGGTGATATGGATAATAAAGAGCCTGAGAATGTAGTTAAGGAAAGCTCGCAGGTTAAAGAAATGGATTCTTCAGGTGATTAAAGAAAACTCTTCGCTAAAAGAAATTTTACAAATCAAACAGTTTGATCATACTACTACAGTGAGCTATAATAAATTATAAACCTCAGTAAACAAATGAGAATTATAATGTATAGGAGGAACTAAGTTGAGTAATATACCTTTACTTATAGACACAGATTGGTTAGCAGAAAGATTGGATGATCCAAACTTGAGATTGTTAGATGCAACTACGTTTCTAAAACCAACTTCTGGCTATTATGATGTATGGTCGGGAGAGGAAGCATATGATAAAGGTCATATTCCTGGAGCAGTTTTCGCTGATTTGCTTGGAGATCTTTCGGATCCTGACTCCAAATATGCTTTTACGATCCCTTCAAGGGAAAGATTTGTCAAGAAAATTAGTGAACTTGGTGTTGGTGATGAATCCTATGTCGTCGTTTACGATCAAGGGGAAGCAATAGTAGGCGCCCCAGTGATTGCATCCGATTGGGCATCACGTCTTGCTTGGCAATTACGTTATGAAGGTTTTGACAATGTTGCAGTACTTGATGGAGGATTTCCGAAATGGCGTGAGGAAGATCGTCCGGTTACAACAGAGCCAGGTTCTTATCCTAAAGCCACATTTACAGGAGAACGTCGTCCTGAATTATTAGCTACAAAAGAAGATGTGAAAAAGGCATTAAATGATGAAAATGTCATTCTGGTTAACAGTCTTTCAGAAGCTGATTTCAAGGGGGAGTCTGATACGTATGCAAGAAAAGGGCACATCCCTGGTAGTGTAAATGTATTTTTTGGTGATCTTTCTAGTACGGAATCGAAGGAACTTTATGATGATGAAAAATTACGAAAAACATTTGAGGAATCTGGAGCACTTGATCCAGATAAAAAAGTAATCACTTATTGCGGCAGTGGTATTGCTGCAACGTGGAATGCATTGATCTTAAACAAACTCGGACAAGATAACGTCGCTATGTATGATGGTTCCATGACGGAATGGGCAGATGACC
Proteins encoded:
- a CDS encoding ectoine synthase, translated to MIIKSLENIKGTEDETSSDNWTSRRFLLKKDGVGFSMNDTLIKAGTDNFFWYKNHIEAVYCIEGDGEIENIATGEVHQIQAGTMYILDQYDKHRLRARTEMRMVCVFNPPLVGRETHTKEGYYPLLTE
- a CDS encoding twin-arginine translocase TatA/TatE family subunit, with protein sequence MGMLTIGIAGLIVILAVVFFIFGPKRLPEIGRNGQTLEAFNRTTSGDMDNKEPENVVKESSQVKEMDSSGD
- a CDS encoding sulfurtransferase gives rise to the protein MSNIPLLIDTDWLAERLDDPNLRLLDATTFLKPTSGYYDVWSGEEAYDKGHIPGAVFADLLGDLSDPDSKYAFTIPSRERFVKKISELGVGDESYVVVYDQGEAIVGAPVIASDWASRLAWQLRYEGFDNVAVLDGGFPKWREEDRPVTTEPGSYPKATFTGERRPELLATKEDVKKALNDENVILVNSLSEADFKGESDTYARKGHIPGSVNVFFGDLSSTESKELYDDEKLRKTFEESGALDPDKKVITYCGSGIAATWNALILNKLGQDNVAMYDGSMTEWADDPTLPLDTVKKES